A region of Blastocatellia bacterium DNA encodes the following proteins:
- a CDS encoding zf-HC2 domain-containing protein, protein MTRQEIERHDVIEPYLRGELGPEERRAFQEHFFECDECLEALQATERFIAGVRCAAGQGWLDPQTALQPAGVVCLSDQAG, encoded by the coding sequence ATGACTCGTCAAGAAATCGAACGACACGACGTAATCGAGCCGTACCTCCGGGGCGAATTGGGCCCGGAGGAGCGGCGAGCATTTCAGGAGCACTTTTTCGAGTGCGACGAGTGCCTGGAGGCCCTGCAGGCGACCGAACGATTCATTGCCGGCGTGCGGTGCGCGGCAGGGCAGGGATGGCTGGACCCTCAAACTGCCCTTCAACCTGCCGGAGTAGTCTGCTTGTCCGACCAGGCTGGGTGA
- a CDS encoding sigma factor-like helix-turn-helix DNA-binding protein encodes MQRHPPTPAVVDAHVKQGIEKTIRRLKPKEREFLRLYYYEELSKEQIATRLGIKVERLRLSNRARFAIFVMCIGD; translated from the coding sequence ATTCAACGCCATCCTCCGACGCCTGCGGTTGTTGATGCACACGTAAAGCAGGGTATCGAAAAGACCATCAGGCGATTGAAGCCAAAAGAACGGGAGTTCTTGCGGTTGTACTACTACGAAGAGCTGTCAAAGGAGCAAATCGCCACCCGTCTCGGCATCAAAGTCGAGCGGTTACGGCTGTCAAATCGAGCGCGCTTCGCCATTTTCGTGATGTGTATCGGCGATTGA
- a CDS encoding sigma factor — protein MYEKYSVQVYYLAPGELGSPHDAEEARAETFLRVIRAIRQGQLHSPEALASFLLTTAYHVVQEMV, from the coding sequence TTGTACGAAAAGTACTCCGTGCAGGTGTATTACCTGGCGCCCGGAGAACTGGGCTCGCCTCACGATGCTGAAGAAGCTCGCGCTGAGACGTTCCTGCGAGTGATCCGGGCCATCCGGCAGGGCCAGTTGCATTCGCCGGAGGCCCTGGCGTCATTCCTTTTGACAACGGCCTATCATGTCGTTCAAGAGATGGTTTAG